In Oceaniferula flava, the DNA window TGTGGACGGACTTTTCGATCCAGGTCTGGGTTTCGGTCAGTGAACCACGTGAATAATGGCAGAATTTGATGTTCTCCTTGTAGTGATAGCGACCATGGCCCTCGGAGATATTGGCTGCAATCGAGCCGGCAGAGCGCACGAACTGTAGACCTACCGCATTTTTCGAAAAATGATCCCACTGGGCAACCAACGACCAGACCGTCTCACCAATGGTCATGGCTTCGCGGTAAACCTCTAGGTTATTGATCGAATCAGGCATGGCGTATTAGGATGTGAACCAATTAACTAGTCAACCAGTGAACTAGTCAACGCCGACATCGAGCCGTCTGACGGCGACTGGAAAGCCCTCAGGCCGAACTCGGGGAGGACGGCGAGGAAGTGCTCGAAGATGTCGCTTTGGATGTCTTCGTAGTGGGCCCAGGCGTTGTCATTGGTGAAGGTGTAGAGTTCGATGGGGACGCCGTGAGCGGTCGGCTGAAGCTGGCGCACGAGCAGGGTTTGGCGCTGGGCGATCTTCGGGTGTTTTTTCAAATACTCAAGCATGTAGGCGCGGAAGGTGCCGAGGTTGGTGAGTGCGCGGGAGTTGACTGGGCTAGTGAAGTCATCGCTGGCATGCTCGCTGTTCCACTCGGCGAGTTCTTTTTGTTTCCGGTCGAGATAGGGTTGCAGCAGGCGGATGTTGCGCATTTTTTCCAACATCGCATCGTCGAGCAGGGTCACGGTCGACATGTCGAGGTTGACCGAGCGTTTGATGCGGCGGACCCCGCTGTTGCTCATGCCGCGCCAGTTTTTGAAGCTGTCGGAGATCAGGGCGTAGGTGGGGATGGTGGTGATGGTTTTATCCCAGTTGCGCACCTTGACGGTGGTCAGGGCGACCTCGAGCACTTCGCCATCGGCGCCGAACTTGTTCATCTCGATCCAGTCCCCCCGCGCGACCATGCGGTTGGCCGAGAGCTGGATGCCGGCGACCAGGCCGAGGATGGAGTCCTTGAAAATCAGCATCATCACCGCGGTCATGGCACCGAGACCGGAGAAGATCAGCACGGGGGATTTGCCGATGAGGCTGGAGATGATGAAAATGATCGCCGCCACGATCAGGATGATCTTGATGACCTGGATGAAGCCCTTGATCGGCAGCTCCTTGGAAACCTCGAAACGGAGGTAGATCCTCTCGATGATATTCAGCACCGAGTTGAACGACAGCAGGGAGAGGATAATGATGAACACCTGTGCCGAGATGACAATGAGGTGGGAAACCTGAAGCGATCCCTCGTCCAGGGCATTGATCGCCAGAGGGGCTGCCCTGAGAATGATAGCTGCCGGGATCAACATGGAGATCCAGCTGGATAGCCGACTGTTCAAGATCTCGTCGTCCCAGGAGTTGGCGGTCTTTTTCAAGACCTTGGTGACGATGCGCATCAGCA includes these proteins:
- a CDS encoding mechanosensitive ion channel family protein, with product MQSWHDKLTNLLSGDAVKADVNWMLRVLVDLILLAAVFVVAYLAYLVIRKVLMRIVTKVLKKTANSWDDEILNSRLSSWISMLIPAAIILRAAPLAINALDEGSLQVSHLIVISAQVFIIILSLLSFNSVLNIIERIYLRFEVSKELPIKGFIQVIKIILIVAAIIFIISSLIGKSPVLIFSGLGAMTAVMMLIFKDSILGLVAGIQLSANRMVARGDWIEMNKFGADGEVLEVALTTVKVRNWDKTITTIPTYALISDSFKNWRGMSNSGVRRIKRSVNLDMSTVTLLDDAMLEKMRNIRLLQPYLDRKQKELAEWNSEHASDDFTSPVNSRALTNLGTFRAYMLEYLKKHPKIAQRQTLLVRQLQPTAHGVPIELYTFTNDNAWAHYEDIQSDIFEHFLAVLPEFGLRAFQSPSDGSMSALTSSLVD
- a CDS encoding four helix bundle protein is translated as MPDSINNLEVYREAMTIGETVWSLVAQWDHFSKNAVGLQFVRSAGSIAANISEGHGRYHYKENIKFCHYSRGSLTETQTWIEKSVHRNLIPKEQGRELYQQLEILHKRLNAYITSIRKSATND